GCCCGGACAGCGTCGCCAGACACTTCAGAACACGCCCTCCAGGGGATCCAGAGACAAAGGGAGCACCCACTCCGCCCTGAGAGCCTCTCCCTGCACCTCAACTCAAACCCAGGTTTCTGACGACTGCGGATCAGCACGCTTCCTGAAAACTCCCAACTGCAGCCAAACTCACATACACATAAAGCCTGGAAATTCACTGCGTTTCAGAACAGAAAGGCTCAAACCCTCACCTCAAGAGACAACGGGATATGGCAGCCAAGACACCCAAGTCGGGGCTGGCCTGACAACACCTCCCTATAAATTCTGAGCTCTGCGTCCACAAGAGGCGCGAGACGCTTTCTTTACCTCCTCCTCCACAGCACTGCACAAGTGCAGGGCCTCGAGCTTGAAGTCTCCCACTGCCCCCTTCAGGGCTGGAGCCACTCAGTTTGCAGGACAGTGCCAAGGAGCACACCAGGCCCACAGCCCACACAAAGGGCAAAGGTCAAGACCTAACAGTTTCCGTTTCTTATTAGGAAAGAGCTCCACGCCAGCAGATGGGAAATGGGAGGGCAGCCAGGGAGTGCCATCAGAGGCCTGTCTCTGAGCTGGGTGGCGAGGACGGCCTCCACCGCTTCCTGGCAGGCAGACACGGCCTCCCAAAGCGGGGTCAGGTGCGAGGCTCAGAGGCTGTGGGGCTTCGGACCGTGGACATGAGGTGCGACTTGTAGGTTTTGCTCAGGCCTGTCATCCAGAATTTGAGCAGCTTGACATTGTCCTCCTCGGACGCTCCCAGGATACTCAGGAGCTTCTGCGTGTCCTCTTTGGGTCGACTATCCACCTTGGTGAATTTGAAAAGGACCTTCACTTTGCTgcagaaaaccaaaaacacacaTTCAGACAGCACAGCATGAACACCAGCGTCCTGGCCCTGAGACCTGAACGGCTTCAAGACCAACGAAGCTCcccacgcacgcacgcacgcagaGCTGGAGCTCAGACGCACACAGGAGATGCACGCAGCAGCCCACACCTGCACACTCGGGGCCCCCACTCGCCCACCAGGCCAACCCTGGGCGACGCGGCTGGTGCAGCAAAACGGGAAACAAGCAAGAAAGATGTCCCTCCCGTGCGTGAAAGGAGCTGCTGCTCCTAAACTCTGTTACTTGAAATTAGAACAAAGCATGGCTAATTAAATTTCACAAAAATTACTAAGAAGGCAGGAGAAGTAATTTGCTTTATAATAAAAGGGGAACATCTTTTATCTGACCTTCCAATTTTCAAAGTTAATGAAGCATCAGAAATACCTGCTTCCCTGGAGGCAGGCGTCGCCCCACCGTGCAGAGGGCAGTCTGTGGCCGGGGGTGCGGGCCACCCGCGCCAGGGCACCCTGCTAACGTGGCAAGCGGTGGGCCGTGTTTAAACCCATGCTCATAACCCTGCTCTGCACCCTCTCTCCCAGGGGCCACAGAATATCGCTTTCTCTGGAAGTTTCTGACTTCCCACAGCAGAACACAGCGCTGCCACAGCCCAGCCCCCCTGGTCAGACAGCGCAGACCCAGGAGCCCAGCGGGGGGGGGCTTACTTCATCCACTCCTCCTTCAGGCAGACCAGGCACTGGTCCACCACATCCACGGACAGGTTCTGGTTGGTCAAAGCAGCTTCCATTTTATTCAGGATGGTGGGGCCAACTGGGGACACAGATGGGGGCAGAGTGGGACAGGGCTCAGCGCCCTCCTCCCCATCTGGCCCCGGGGGGAGGCGGCCCGGCAGCACCCACCTCGGTCCGCAGCGACAGGACTCCCACTGGTCACCACGAACTCGTGCTTGCTGAGAGACTGGGCGTCCTCGCAGCCCACTGGCTGCGGGCCAGAGCGGGTTGCCGGCCGGGCCTCCACGACGACCGCAAACTCTGCGGGGCACAAAGTGCCGGCTCTGGGGGCCCCGCCGCCCTCCACACGCCTGACCCGCTCTGCTGCCCCCAACCGCTCCCGTCTCCCAGGGGCAACGCGCGGGCATTTAACACCTCCTGTGGTTTACTTGTGAAGAGTCAGGGTTACCGCCTGCCGGGGAGAAACTACGCGCACCGCATTACAGCGATGGCTATCACGCCGCGCACCTCGGCTCGCTGAGCACTAGCAGCACCAGGAGAGGGATCCCGCTAGAGCCCCCGTCTCACAGCagggaaacagacccagagaagctgagtggcttgcccaaggtcacacagccagtggcGGTAACCGTATCACCCTCATCTCTTGACGCCAGGGCTTATATTCTGCACGCCACCGGGAAAAAAGGCGCTGCCTTGCGGACTCGCGCCCTGGCCTGGGTGCTGAGGCTGCTGAGCGCCGATTGCGCTGGGACCGACGTACTCAGAGGAGTCCTGGACTCACCTCGGGAGGCGGGGATTTGCACCCAGGCTAACTCCCGAGCTCCCCAAACCGGAAATGAGGGATGCTGACTCAGCCCACTGCGCTGAACACCAAGGACGAATTTAAGGGacgcaggaggaggaggaggagttgcAGAGGACAAGGAAGCACGACAGGAGAAcagtgagagaggaaggaagaccCGGGGCCGGGGACTCAGGAGGCGCACAACCAGCCCAGCAAGCCTCCTGCCTCTGGACGGCGTAGGTGACTCACACCCACAACAGCACTGAAACCCTCTAACCTCCACTGGtgctggccccacccccaggactgTGATCCAGCCCCATGGAGACCCACGCCCAGCAGGCCTCCCTCACTAGGAAGTTGTCCAGTCCAACTTTCCCCCActctaaagacagaaaatagagaCTCAATGCCACTGGGAAAGCTGGTCCAGCAGCCAGGGTCTTTGTGCCTCTGAGCCCAGCAGCCGTTGCCCTCAGATCCAGCCGTGCAGCTCCACTTCTGAGCCGAGATGCAGGGGCTCAGAGCAGCAGCAAAGGACGCACCTGAGGACAGCACGTGGGAGGGGATGTGCACGTGCGGGCTGAGCCCTAGGAAGTTGCAGCGGTAGGCCTCCTCGTACTGGCTGCTGTAGGGGATGACGCGGACACAGCCCACTGGCAGCATGGTCTGGGGGGAACAGAGCAGCTCAGAAGTGATCCTGTCCCCGCCTGTCCCCATCACCCACATCCCGCATGCACTCTGCAGCTCAGCCCAAAGCCCTCTCCTCCCAGAAGGCACCCCAGTCACTCAGGCCCACTGGGGCGTCCCCCACACAGCCCCATGTCTCTTCCTGCAGCCGGCCACACggctgctgctgcctctgctccGCAGCGTTAACTCTTCATTATTCTTTGCCTCCTCACGTGCTCGTGTCTCCCCCCGTCCTCCTAGAGGCCATAAGTTCACTGAGAGGTTGCTTCATCTTGTCTCCACACGGCCAGCACGCACACACTTTCAGAGCGAGACCTGGGCCTTGGCACCCACCATGCCCGCTGCTGAGGCAGCCTGCCTCAGGTGAGTCCCACCCACTCATCAAGACGCCCCGTGCACTGCCTGGTGACCCAGACCTGCTTCTACAGCAGCTGTGAGCCACTCCAACAGCTTCTGAGAAGGAtgtgggggctggggaagggcaggtggGACAGTTAGTTATCAATCTGTCAGGACAGCATGGACTCCTTACTGGAAGTGAAGACCACGAATGGCTACTGTCGTTAACAGTGGAAAAAACGCAGCTCTCAGATTCAGGCACGAACCTTTGCCCTGAGTCCCCGACACACTTAACATTCACACCTCAAgtccagattttttaaaaacccactagGCCAAATGCACAAGGAAAAAGATCCTCTCACCCGAAGAACTTCAAAAGCTGAATGGACGAGGTCTGCGTCTCTGCTTTTCCAGATCACCTGGTTCCCCATGAGGACGTGCCAGGCCAACGTGCGAAACGAGGGCGCGCCCAGGACCTGAAAGAGACAGTTCTGCCCTGAACTTCCTCCCGCCCCACGGGAGTCACTTGTGCGTTCGTCCAGAAGCTCTCTGTGGAGTAAAGGAAGTTAGGTCAGGAAGAGGCGGGCGGAGCCTATGCATCCGCACCTGAAACCCTGACCCCAGAGCTCCTGCACACTCTGAGACCCTTTCCCCAGTCTTCCCTTCAAGAACTTGAAGCAGACAAAACACCAGTGTTCTGCGACATTTACCTTCTCTCTCTACACTCAACTTTCACAGAACCACCTGAAAGGGAGCCAGGCATCCTGACTCCTCCACGCCCAGGAGGCGCACGACTCTGGCACGTGGTCTGGGGGCGCACCACCCCCAGGACCGCCGCCCGCCCGCAGGCAGCAAGCTGTATCCAGAGCCCCGAGCCCAGCAATGCCCTTCAGAGCTGTGGGTCCTCCCACCCAGGCGTCGCTGGAGAGGACTGCCTTCCCCGTCCTGCCTTTACCCTTTGCTGACTGCTGTGACGCTGGCGTTAGCTGGGGGTCCTCCCACCCAGGCGTCGCTGGAGAGGACTGCCTTCCCCGTCCTGCCTTTACCCTTTGCTGACTGCTGTGACGCTGGCGTTAGCTGGGGGTCCTCCCACCCAGGCGTCGCTGGAGAGGACTGCCTTCCCTGTCCTGCCTTTACCCTTTGCTGACTGCTGTGACGCTGCTTTATGGTTTACGAATACggccagagaggaaggggaggctgTGACACAGCACCTCAGCAAACCCCAGCAGCCTGGAGTGCTCCCACCTTCCGCGGAGTTCAAGACCCCTTCCAACCTGAGTGCCCGCAGGCAGTCGACAGGCACTGCGGCCAGACCAGGACGATTCTGGGGGGCGAATGTTTCTCACCCAGAAGCCCCACAGAGCTTCTGCTGTTAAATCAACCTTTACTTCTGGTAACATTCATGCTCATCGTAAACACCGGAAAGTGCTATAACAAGAGATGTGCTGCCTTGGTAACCTAGCAGCCTGTTCCTCCCGACCGGTCGGCCCCGCTCTCTACGACCCACGGCACCGCACTTCCTGCTGGTGCTTGGTGACTGTCCACTGTCCCCATCACCCACATCCCACATGCACTCTGCAGCTCAGCCCAAAGCCCCAGACCATGCTGCCATTCAGGTCATTTCCATGCAAACTCACAACGCTGCTCAACTCCTTTAGAAGGTTCTAGAATGGCAAGGACCACAGGCCTTCTTTTAAAGAAACCATCTATAACCTCACTGATCCTGGGGCCAAGACACCCCGGACGCCCACCACCATCTCCAGCACCCGCCGAGAAGGCTCTtggcccctcctccccaaccaGACCCGCTGGGCCTTGAACAAGACAGGCCGAAAGGCCAGCGTCTGCTGGACAGGGACCAGCTGGAGGGAGAGCACCCAGCTCTGCTCCAGGGCGTCTGTTTCAGGCCCCACCCCGCCACGGCCTACCTGCCTCATATGCCGAAGGGACTTAAAGACAGATGGCTTTCGGGGCTGCCAGTTTCCACAGTCTGAGAGTGAGGAAGGGTCTGCTGGGCCTTCGGTCAGCTCCCGCCCTCCTGCGCCCTCCGGCAGGACAGGagctttttcctcctcttcagccTCAGAGTTGTCCCAGCCTTCTGACTCCTCTTCTAAGTCTGCAAGACAGACGGCAAGGACAGTCATGACATGCACTGCCGGGACACCCTTATTCTCCAGATGCAAGTCTCTTCCCAAGACAACTCAGCCCAAGGCATCCGAGGTCAGGCCAGCCAGGAGGCCTGCGCCAGCGGCTGCGCTGCTTGTGGCTGCGGGAGCCCTGTGCGCCGCAAGCTGTGCCTGCCGGTGGGGAGACTCACACGGGGGCCGGAAGACACAGGCTCGGGGTCCCTGAGTGCACACGCCTCGGGCAGGCAAAGCCGCAGGGCTCCGTGCACCCCTCGTCACCCTCCCCGTTTTACGGAACAACTTGTTGCTGCCATTTGTCTTCACGACGAGCCTCACAAAACACGGCGCCTCTGCTCCGTGTCACAGAACAGCAGCTGCAGCCGGGTCGGTCCGATGCCAGCGTGCGCCCTGAGCCCTCTGCTCACCTTCCCTGTGACCAAAACACACTCCGAGACGGGACAGGAGCCCAGGGTGCCTGCCCTTCGCTCCCCAAACACTGCGCTCTCTGTGCAAATGACCAACAGACTACCCGCCACCTTCACTACCACACACGGCTCTGGCAACAGAACCACGAGGGCACGAGGGGTCTGAAGGCTGCTCTTTCTAACGTGTCTGCCCttgctgccctcccctccccccaggacagCAATGCAGTCACCAGACTGCAGGGATGAGCTCGAAACAGCGCCAGCTGTCAAAGCCAGCCGCTTGCAAAATGAAGCACGTCATGCGTTGCTAGTAACGAAGCACACACACAGTGTCACAGGTCTCATCCACCCGCCCCCACGTTTAAGGCCGCGGGCCCACAACAACGAAAACCAGATCATCTCTGGAAGGCAGGCAGACCCCCAGGAAGCTGCTTAGCACACACAGGACCAGAGCCCCAGACCCGGAGGGCTGGTCAGGTGCCAGTGAGGTCTGGGGACCACTGTCCCTGGGGAAAACCTTGGGTCCTTACTGTTAGAGAGCAAAGGAGGAGAGACTGTCTAGAAAGGCCACACACATGGCTGTTGTGAACCAGGGACACGAAAACATCGATCGACCAGTCCTCTCCAGAGTGACAGCCCTAGGAGTGACCCTCCCAGCCTGCCTGCGGACAGACTCTCGCTTGACTGTCAAGGGGAACAAAACAGGAAACCACAATAAAGACACAAAGAGTAAAGGGCCAACTTCTGTGGGCTCGCCCCTGGGGTCCCCTTCCTCAGCTCCTTCTGCTGGGATTGGGGAGGGCGGGGTGCGTGAGGCGGCCCCTGCAGCCGCCACAGGCAAAGGCTCCCACACAGGCACCTCCCAGCTCACCCGCAAGCTGTTCCATCTGGACCAAGGTGTCCTCAGTGGGCGCGCCTTCCAGGAGCTTCTCGGTCAGCCGGCTGCCGCATGCTTTCAGAAGCCTGAGGAACAGAGCCACCTGTGAAGTGCCCTTGCTAGAAGAAACGCTGGACCTGAAGCCAGCCAAGCCTCTTCCTCTAACTACCAACTAATCCAAAACGGGTACAAAAGAATGAGCCAAGCAACACCACGGGGCTCTGGCCAGCTGAACCCCAAAGGGGAGGCCCAGGCCCTCCCGCAAAGGCAGGTGTCCCGCGGAGCAAGGAGGAGCTGGCGTAGTCCAAGGGACTCGGCACATCTGCCCACTGCCAGGGGTGGTTCTGATGACCCCAACTCAAAAGGCAACTCCCAGGCAAAGGGGGGAGAGCAAACGTGGATTGGGGTGGATGGTGCTAAGAAATTAGTCCACTTTGTTGGATGCGATCATGGTTTTATGGTTGAAATAATACAACTAAGATTTGCTTTAAGAGagaaggcagagctcagtggtagagtgtttgcttaccgtgcatgaggtcctgggttcaatccccagtgactccattaaaaaataataattaaaaagataaacaaataaacctaattaacaccACCCCaaaaaaatttgctttaaaaagtattccagaaaaaaagtgaaggaaTGAATGCAAACACAATAAAACCGGTAACTGCTAAAGCAGGACAAAGGTGGGTAGTTCACTGTACAATTCATTATACTTTGGCTCCGTCTGCAAATCTCCCTAGTTAAAGTGGTTTTTAAAAGATAGGAGGAACTCTGTGGGGGAGACAGACGCTGCCTCTCCAGACTGCAGGCTCTTAGGAACTGCGCTCAAGAGTCTACAAGGGAGGGGCGTCAACCTCACCGGGGCCTGCACAGGAATGAGAATCTGGGGGAAACTCTGGAAGGAGCATGTCCTgcaagggaaggaaaagggacaGTCTGTAGCCAGAGGACAGACCGTGGTGGTTTTCAAACATGCCCACACTCCCCTCTTCAAAAGATGGACACTAATCCTCTCCTCCTGCCTAGGCCGGGCCCAGTGACATGGCGCCCTTCTAACACACGTGGCCTCTCAGGTCATGAGAGCTGACAGACCCCGCCTCATTCTCCTGAGTGACCACCCAGCAACCAGCAGAGGCCTCCTGCCCACAGCCAACACCAACCTGCCAGCCCTGAGAGGGAGCCAAACCTTCAGACAGCAGCTCTGCCTGATCCAAAACCCCTGAGAACCGGAGCCAGACTAGCCCAGCTAAGCCGCTCTCCAGCTCCCGCCCCGCTCCCCCGCCACCCAGAGCTGTGTGGACAGTTGCCGCGCTTTACGGAAACAGGAGAGACCACCGGTCCTGGTGCacaaacttcaatttaaaagcaTCACTGGAAGTGAGTTCCACCTGAACGCGTTTCCCATGTACTTATGGGACGAGGAGGGCTGAGTCCAGTTCAGTGGTCACTAACAAGTCACAGCACAGAGGCACCAAGGGACCTGGCCAGCGACGGTCCCCCCAAACCCTACCAACAGTCCTACCAACACCCTGTGACTGCTCTGACCCCAGTGGCTACGTGAAGACCGTGAGCCCGGTTACCAAGCGAAGGAGGTGTGAAGGCACGCCCACAAACTGTCGTCGTTGGTCAAGGACGTCAGCGAGCGGGCAGCGTTCCCGTTCCTCTGGTGCAGGAACGGCGTGAAGGCTGTGTTCATCCTCTGTGCGCGCTGCGGGCATCCAAACTGCTCCGCTTCAAACACCTGACTAGCAAAGGGGAAACGTGAGCCCTTCACAACAATGCCAGCCCGCAGCCCAGACCCAGCTGGCGTCCTGCTCCTGAAGACTGTCCCATCCTGCTTCTGGGCCAGGAGTAAAGAAGGACCAGCAGTGTCATTCCAGACGGAACAGCTCTGTCTCCCAGTGGATCAGCAGCCGCGGGAGAAGGGGAGTCAGTGAAGAGCGACTGCTGGGCCCACAGTGACTCGCCCGGCACCTGGAGGGGCTCAGGCAGCCAGGAGTGCTGTTCCCCAGCATTTCCAGTCCCCTCCAGGCTCTGCGCAGACCCTGCGTGGGTGGACGGGGGACCACCTCtggccaggagaggagagaagagccaGGCCTCTggtcccctccccgccccacagCCGGCAAAGGAGCTACAGCGCAACGCGGCTGCCGCTCCGCCCGCCAGCATGACTCCAGCGAGCAGACCCCCGCCTGCCTGCAATGGACGCAAGAAACAAATTTCGTGGTTTCAAGCGGCTGAGGCTTGAAGGCTGTTTGTCGCCAGAGCACCAGCCGGCCGTCCTGAGACGTCCTTAGGTGTGGGTCTGCACCGCGATTAGCGGTCAGGCTTCCGACATGACGGTCAGAAACAAAGACAGCGCGGACGAAACCGGGCGTCTGACTGCGGGAAAGCCGGACAGCAGGCTCGAGAGGGACCAGTGGAGCCCGCAGGCCTGACCGACTTGCAGGCTCACCGCCGTGACACCCACGGCAGCCAAAGACCGCAGCACAGGCCCAGCCGAAGAGGCGCGCCGGCCTCcggccccaggccccgccccctctagccccgcccaccccacccccaccctgctctcGCCCCGCCCCTCCAGCCCCGCCCACCCACTCGCCCCGCCCCTccagccccgcccaccccaccccacccctgctctcGCCCCGCCCCTGCACCTTGAGAGCCTTGTCCTGGAGCTCATCGATGATGCCTCGGATCTTCCCAAGCAGGAAGGGCCAGGAGTTGATGAGGTAAATGCGGTCCATCATGATGGCGATGATGCTGTACCAGCGCTGGAAGCCCCTGGCCAGGCTGTCTTTGATGAAGAAGGTGTGGCTGAACACAAAGCCATGCTGCTCGTCCCCGAAGAAGATGGGGCCCTCGCGGCCGGGGCAGACCTGGGGCCAGACAAGAGCGCTCCAGGCACAGGCCTCCGCCGCGGTCACATCGTCACACCAGACCTTTCTCTACGCTCATCAACCAGCGCCGGCTACCGGCAGAGCGGGATGAGCGAGGAAGTTTGCCGTCACCTGGCTCCTGGGGTCAAATTTCCTCAAGAAAACATTGGTTTCCATGTAACGCAAAGGCCAGTACAGCAGGCTCACTCACTTTTCCTGCCTTGAGCTGTGAAGAACCCCTGTGTAACACGACACCTACCCCGGCTCCCTCACCTGCAGCACGCCGGACCACCAGCAGGCCAAGGCAGCCACTGTGCACCCCCGTCCTCAGAGTGGCATACTCTGTATGCAGGAGAAGCCAGGCCTCCCCCACGACATGCCACACAGCTCCATCAGACATGGCCGCCTGCCGCCAGCAGAGGGGTGGCAGGAAGAAAGAGTGGGCCAGCCAGGTGGGCCAGGGGCAGCGAGGGCCGGCACAGGGGAGCCTGGCGTCTGCTCCGTGGTATAGGGACAGGAAGCGTCAGTGACTAGACTCTCAACTCTCTGTGACATGAGAACACAGAAGCTAAGACTCGGCCACAACCGCCCCACCGTGCATGTAGGACACACAGACCCACTCCTTGGCGGCCCACTGGGGCAGGGATGCCcactgaggcaggaaggaggtgTGTCTGCTATAGTCGGCACGCCGGAGCACGTGTCCACAAAGAGTGACTGACGCAAGTCTGGCGCTGAAAACGGCAGGCCAATGACCACTGGGAAAACTGGGATCCAACAGGACCCATCCCCGACCCGAGGCTGCCCCACGCCCTGCTTGTGGGTGTGCCGTCTTCCTCATGCCTGCATGTCTGCCTCCTTCCATGACCAACACCTACCCTGCTCAGGCCTCTCAGCATGTGTGCCACGTTCCTGCAGAGACCCGGTCAGACGCTCACCTCGCAGCTCAGGCTCCGCACGCAGGCCTGGCGGACAACGCTGAAGAGCTGGGGATGGTTGGGGTGCTGGTGGCTGACGTATTTAATCGAGGTCTCCTGATCATGGCTGATGTACCCAGGGTGCCCTGCGGCAAGTGACCGGCAGCCCTGACCacgaaaaataaaagaggaacagTCAGCCAGGAAGCAAGCAACACGTTTTCCTACTCTCATGTGACTCTGAAGCAGAAAACTCAATCTTCGTATAAAAATAACCGGCTTCTAGAGTTACATTTCGCTGAGGATGTCAGTGTTTCCTGAATAGGAAAACCAGGAGCAGGCCTCACAAAGGTGGTCAGATCTAACCCACTGAGCATTTAAGTAGCAGGGCTTTCAAAGAGctctgcattatctcatttaatccagaGCACAACTCCGTGAGGGAATCACAGGGAACACCCCCACATCACAGAAGGCGAAGCTGAGCGGTGGCTCACACAGCACGCCGTGCCAGCCTCTGCCCTGACCCTAGCACAACCACCTGGCAGGGGCCTCGGGAGGCTCCAGACACTGGCGTTGTTGTGCAGCCTGAGAACACAAGCCCAGACCCTCTGCTGCAGGGAACGGACTGGACAGTGGCCTGGCTGCTGTGCCCTGAAGCCACCTCCAtgctggggcaggggctgtgccTGCTGGAGGCTGCCCTGGACCTGGGCTGCGCGCAAGAGGGCCCAGAAGCAAGCCTGTCCCTGTGCGATGCAGGGCCCCTCCCCTCCAAGCCCACTGCAGCTCAAGGACACTCTCCCGGACTCTAGTTGCCCAGACCTCCTATCTACCTTCTTCTCCATCTCAGGAAGGAAAGCTCCCCCACCTTTggccccctccctctccatccctcaCAGGTGTCTCCAGCAATAAGTAGATCAACCTCAGGCTTGCCGGCTGCTCTCAGCGGAGCCAAACTAACGTGGCTGGATTTCTGCTCACACCATGGTGGCAGGAGTGACACTAGCCCTGACTTCGGGTCCCGACCCAGGTCCTTCAGGTGAAGCAGTGGCCTGGTGAGGGAACTTAACCCTCGTTCCCCAGGGCTTAGGAAGCTGCACAAGGAAGAATGCCCAGACAGGCCACCCATGCAGCGAAAACTCCCGAGAACGCTGGGCCGAGGGCAAGGTATGAACACGAACATGAGGGGAGGACGGGGAGGCAAACTCCATGGTGCTGCCAACTGCCTGGGGCACAGAGCGGGCTGGGAGAGCTGAcgccaggaggaaggggaagaaccAAAGGGGATGAAGGCAGCAGCGCCTTCCACCGGCCCCCAGGGAACAGTCAGCTGCAGTGCCGGCTGTGAGGTCACGTCCACTGTGCCCTGGGCCCATGCTCCCCCGCCACCCCTGGGGGTCAAGCACACAGCACCGGCATGGGACCCCGCAGAGACACCTGCCTCGCACATGTCTGACTTTTTGGGTCCTGGGCTGCTGGACTCGGCGCTGGCCCCCTCGGCGGGGCTGTGGGCGCGGATCCGACTGCTCATCTGGATgccgccctcctcctcctcggccTGCTCGGCCCGGCCAGGGCTGTCCCCGTTCCCAGCGCCCTGCGGGAGTGGTGCATGCAGGACCTCCGTGCAGAAGAGCGTGCGGGGCCCATGGAGCTCGCAGAAGTGGCAGAGCGCAACAATGGCATTCATGGTGCCAGGGAGACAGCGCAAGGCCTGCGTGGGAGGGACACACCGTTAGCCCACCAGCCCACCAACACCAGCACCCCCGTCCTGCCCCAGGCCATGTGGCGTCCTCCACCGGGTTCCTGCCCGGCAGAGGCAGCTGGCTCTGAACACCACCTGCGCTAGCACTGTAGCAGGTGCAGGGGaaacaagacagacagacagcatcCCCGCCCATGGGGAGTGATGACCAACGTCACGCGGGTCCCACAGAAAACCCCCCGGGGAGAACGGGTAGGGCTGCGAGGTGGGCAGGGGGATGCGCGCACAGGGACTGCGCAGCACACCCATGGGGCGCTCACTCCAACACGGCAGGGAGCACCTGCCGCGTTCCAGGTGCCGTTGTGGGTGCCGTGGTGCTGCCTCATGGAGCTGACCTTCTGGAGGGGAGACCTGCGATGAAGTGCTTGCTCTCACGTGGTGACAGGTTTAGGACGAGAACAGCAGGCCCAGGGCAAAGAATGACAGGGCAGGTGGGATGTGGGTACAGAGGGTCTCCCAAGTGAGAGCTGAGGAAGGGGGGAGCCCCAGGGGCTGCACGTCTGCAGAGCTGGGGGCGAGCGCGGAAGACGAGGAGGAGACAGATTTTAGGGACCTTTCCAGGCCGTGGCAAgatcttgaatttttttcagaGATTAAAGAGCCTTTCGTGGGTTCTGATAATAAACctgaatcttattttaaaaagaacattctgGCTGCTGTGCAGAAAAGACTTTGGGAGCCAGGGTGGAAGCGGGGAGGCCCGCGGAAGGGGATGCAGACAGCCCGGAGCGCGACCACACCCCAAGTCGGAGCTACAGACTCTGCTCCAGCCGCGCTGTGAGCGTGGAGAAGGCAGAGGCCATCTAGACCAGCGAGAAAGGGACTGGAGGACAGGAGGCAGCTGAGGCAGCTGCTGGGAGGCCTCCGGGTGGAGGGGGACAACAGGCGGGAGCCGGGGTGGGG
This is a stretch of genomic DNA from Camelus bactrianus isolate YW-2024 breed Bactrian camel chromosome 16, ASM4877302v1, whole genome shotgun sequence. It encodes these proteins:
- the FLCN gene encoding folliculin; protein product: MNAIVALCHFCELHGPRTLFCTEVLHAPLPQGAGNGDSPGRAEQAEEEEGGIQMSSRIRAHSPAEGASAESSSPGPKKSDMCEGCRSLAAGHPGYISHDQETSIKYVSHQHPNHPQLFSVVRQACVRSLSCEVCPGREGPIFFGDEQHGFVFSHTFFIKDSLARGFQRWYSIIAIMMDRIYLINSWPFLLGKIRGIIDELQDKALKVFEAEQFGCPQRAQRMNTAFTPFLHQRNGNAARSLTSLTNDDSLWACLHTSFAWLLKACGSRLTEKLLEGAPTEDTLVQMEQLADLEEESEGWDNSEAEEEEKAPVLPEGAGGRELTEGPADPSSLSDCGNWQPRKPSVFKSLRHMRQVLGAPSFRTLAWHVLMGNQVIWKSRDADLVHSAFEVLRTMLPVGCVRVIPYSSQYEEAYRCNFLGLSPHVHIPSHVLSSEFAVVVEARPATRSGPQPVGCEDAQSLSKHEFVVTSGSPVAADRVGPTILNKMEAALTNQNLSVDVVDQCLVCLKEEWMNKVKVLFKFTKVDSRPKEDTQKLLSILGASEEDNVKLLKFWMTGLSKTYKSHLMSTVRSPTASEPRT